A window from Bdellovibrionales bacterium encodes these proteins:
- the lgt gene encoding prolipoprotein diacylglyceryl transferase, whose translation MYIHDLNPFAIQFSENFGIRWYGLSYMLGFICAYLLIRWLTYRQRAGLNPNMVGDFITYVAIGTLVGGRLGYVLFYAPDLFLKFKGDFPFWGVFAVNEGGMASHGGMIGIVVACILFARRYGVNFLYLLDLVSVSGPIGVFFGRIANFINGELVGRPAPEGYPLAVKFPQDILNWPSTDFDKLKTLTDVTEKVNVTPDQWLGMLEKFQLDTLSKAQVYETLQKIVLEVQKGNSGVKEALAPLLTARYPSQLFAAAGEGLLMFLILFFLWRKGRKPGFIAASFIILYALVRIGDEYFRMPDIQIGYQWLGLTRGQWLSIGMFGIGVSMMFLWMRSNSLNIPGWRQGHSIRLGRK comes from the coding sequence ATGTACATCCATGATTTGAATCCATTTGCTATACAGTTTTCCGAAAATTTCGGTATTCGTTGGTATGGATTATCGTACATGCTTGGCTTTATCTGCGCGTACTTGCTGATTCGTTGGTTGACGTATCGTCAGCGTGCGGGTCTCAACCCAAACATGGTCGGTGATTTTATCACTTACGTTGCGATCGGCACTCTGGTCGGCGGCCGTTTGGGCTATGTGCTTTTCTATGCGCCGGATTTGTTTTTAAAATTCAAAGGCGATTTCCCATTCTGGGGAGTCTTCGCCGTGAACGAAGGCGGCATGGCCAGCCACGGTGGCATGATCGGAATCGTGGTTGCGTGTATTTTGTTTGCGCGCCGTTATGGTGTGAATTTCCTGTATTTGCTAGATCTCGTATCTGTGTCAGGACCCATCGGCGTATTTTTCGGACGTATCGCCAACTTCATCAATGGCGAACTTGTGGGGCGTCCGGCTCCCGAGGGCTATCCGCTGGCGGTGAAGTTTCCCCAGGATATTTTGAACTGGCCAAGTACAGACTTTGATAAGCTTAAAACCCTGACAGATGTGACGGAGAAGGTGAATGTGACTCCCGATCAGTGGCTCGGGATGCTTGAAAAGTTCCAGCTCGACACTTTGTCGAAGGCTCAGGTCTATGAAACTTTGCAAAAAATCGTGCTTGAAGTGCAAAAAGGCAATAGCGGTGTGAAAGAGGCTCTGGCGCCGTTGTTGACGGCTCGTTATCCGTCACAGCTTTTTGCGGCGGCAGGCGAGGGCTTATTGATGTTTTTGATCCTCTTTTTCCTGTGGAGAAAGGGTCGCAAGCCGGGCTTTATCGCCGCTTCGTTTATTATTTTGTATGCGCTCGTCAGAATTGGTGATGAGTACTTCCGTATGCCAGATATTCAAATTGGTTATCAGTGGTTGGGCCTCACGCGGGGGCAGTGGCTCAGCATCGGCATGTTCGGGATCGGTGTGAGCATGATGTTCCTGTGGATGAGATCGAATTCGCTCAATATCCCAGGCTGGCGCCAAGGTCACAGCATTCGTTTGGGTCGCAAGTAA